A single Macaca mulatta isolate MMU2019108-1 chromosome 11, T2T-MMU8v2.0, whole genome shotgun sequence DNA region contains:
- the LOC707320 gene encoding ubiquitin-conjugating enzyme E2 C, which translates to MASQNRDPVATSVTAAHKGAEPSGGAARGPVGKRLQQELMTLMMSGDKGISAFPESDNLFKWVGTIHGAAGTVYEDLRYKFSLEFPSGYPYNAPTVKFLTPCYHPNVDTQGNICLDILKDKWSALYDVRTILLSLQSLLGEPNIDSPLNTHAAELWKNPTAFKKYLQETYSKQVTSQEP; encoded by the coding sequence ATGGCTTCCCAAAACCGCGACCCGGTAGCCACTAGCGTCACCGCCGCCCATAAAGGAGCCGAGCCGAGTGGGGGCGCCGCCCGGGGTCCCGTGGGCAAAAGGCTACAGCAGGAGCTGATGACCCTCATGATGTCTGGCGATAAAGGGATTTCTGCCTTCCCTGAATCAGACAACCTTTTCAAATGGGTAGGGACCATCCATGGAGCAGCTGGAACCGTATATGAAGACCTGAGGTATAAGTTCTCACTAGAGTTCCCCAGTGGCTACCCTTACAATGCGCCCACGGTGAAATTCCTCACACCCTGCTACCACCCCAACGTGGACACCCAGGGTAACATATGCCTGGACATCCTGAAGGACAAGTGGTCTGCCCTATATGACGTCAGGACCATTCTGCTCTCCCTCCAGAGCCTTCTAGGAGAACCCAACATTGATAGTCCCTTGAACACGCATGCTGCCGAGCTCTGGAAAAACCCCACAGCTTTTAAGAAGTACCTGCAAGAAACCTACTCAAAGCAGGTCACCAGCCAGGAGCCCTGA